Proteins encoded together in one Marinithermus hydrothermalis DSM 14884 window:
- a CDS encoding Wzz/FepE/Etk N-terminal domain-containing protein → MPEATSYPDEITLRDLVEVLKRRWRLLVAVPALAVAAAAAYLILWAKPAYEAAATVSISPLQVQARLEEKIQVEDQPFIGFSGYRSIAYSEPVLREVLAGLRQQDSMPEAWRDREDGELLESLADSLKLKDLSPKNAQAGLIVEHRAREGDPRLAAEIANLWVDATLRRVNAVPVERTRAVLEVLEERLSESEARYRKAQQAWEAFQRTSTLEQDQAALSAFTNERVRLEGELAQLRQNLAAIRARIQAVQAQLEGEPERLSLERSVFADPLATTLLGQRGVQEAAELRLVDQELNPVYVRLQQTLVDARTEEARLTAREAALQERLEELEARIADLKARVAEAQVRAQQVQEQLDLARSEYIALAQKRNDLRIEAASVQRSLAQVLAPAYPMFDPVAPKTALILALALVLGGMLALVWAFVADALQPAPEGANASHTMKA, encoded by the coding sequence ATGCCGGAGGCTACGTCCTATCCAGACGAGATCACGCTGCGGGATTTGGTGGAGGTATTGAAACGGCGTTGGAGATTGTTGGTGGCCGTGCCGGCCCTCGCGGTGGCTGCCGCGGCCGCCTACCTGATCCTCTGGGCCAAGCCCGCATATGAGGCGGCAGCAACCGTGAGCATAAGCCCACTGCAGGTACAGGCGCGCCTCGAGGAAAAGATCCAGGTTGAGGACCAGCCGTTCATCGGGTTTTCAGGGTACCGCTCTATCGCGTACTCGGAACCGGTGTTGCGCGAGGTGCTCGCGGGGCTCCGGCAGCAGGATTCGATGCCGGAAGCGTGGCGTGACCGGGAGGACGGCGAGCTTCTGGAGTCCCTCGCGGACAGCCTGAAGCTCAAGGACCTCTCGCCCAAGAACGCGCAAGCCGGGCTGATCGTGGAGCACCGGGCCAGGGAAGGGGACCCGCGTCTAGCCGCAGAGATCGCGAACCTCTGGGTAGACGCCACGCTTAGGCGGGTGAACGCGGTGCCCGTGGAACGCACGCGCGCCGTCCTCGAGGTCCTTGAGGAACGATTGAGCGAGAGCGAGGCCCGGTACCGGAAGGCCCAGCAGGCGTGGGAAGCCTTCCAGCGGACCTCGACCCTCGAGCAGGACCAGGCGGCGTTGAGCGCCTTCACGAACGAACGGGTACGGCTCGAGGGTGAGCTGGCGCAACTGCGCCAGAACCTCGCCGCCATACGCGCGCGGATCCAGGCCGTGCAAGCCCAGTTGGAGGGCGAGCCTGAACGGCTCTCCCTGGAGCGCAGCGTCTTCGCGGACCCCCTCGCGACCACGCTCCTAGGGCAGCGGGGGGTTCAGGAAGCGGCCGAGCTGCGGCTGGTGGACCAGGAACTCAACCCGGTGTACGTCCGGTTGCAGCAGACGCTGGTAGACGCCCGGACGGAGGAGGCTCGCCTCACGGCACGTGAGGCGGCGCTCCAGGAACGGCTCGAGGAGCTGGAGGCCCGCATCGCGGACCTGAAGGCGCGCGTCGCGGAGGCGCAGGTACGCGCCCAGCAGGTTCAGGAGCAGCTGGACCTGGCCCGCAGCGAGTACATCGCCCTGGCCCAAAAACGCAACGACCTCCGGATCGAAGCGGCTTCCGTGCAGCGGAGCCTGGCGCAGGTCCTGGCCCCTGCCTACCCCATGTTTGATCCCGTCGCGCCGAAAACGGCCCTGATCCTGGCGCTCGCCCTCGTACTGGGAGGGATGCTAGCGCTCGTTTGGGCCTTCGTCGCGGACGCCTTGCAGCCTGCCCCGGAGGGCGCAAA
- a CDS encoding FtsX-like permease family protein: MRLVLFLARKHLTYRRTQSLITVLGVAAGVMVLTTALSLTNGFTSALLHATLRAIPHITLFAFDPQDAPPPHHPEIQAQTPFLPAKVLLTRRAQAGRNAGADFATLLGVGEDAPAVYPGLGLEALEPGRVVLGAALAEALGALPGDRLFAVSVNQRRHELVVAGTFTTGNYLIDSSFAFTTLEDVRTLLELPGAIGGYHLRLEDPERARAVARALTQSGVFWAQTWQDANRTLIEQLALQKRVIGIVVFLIVVVAALGIANVLVLVVVEKTADIAILRVLGASAAQVAAVFALEGVLLGGLGVVLGDLLGLGLSHYFRLRPLEIPGELYFITRLPVEIRALDFAWVSALAFGTVLLASLLPLRRALRVKPGEVLR, translated from the coding sequence GTGCGCCTCGTCCTCTTCCTCGCGCGCAAACACCTCACCTACCGCCGCACCCAGAGCCTCATCACCGTGCTCGGGGTGGCCGCGGGCGTGATGGTCCTCACCACCGCCCTCTCCCTCACGAACGGCTTCACCAGCGCCTTGCTCCACGCCACCCTCCGCGCCATCCCCCACATCACCCTCTTCGCCTTCGACCCCCAAGACGCCCCCCCGCCCCACCACCCGGAGATCCAAGCCCAAACCCCCTTCCTGCCCGCCAAGGTCCTCCTCACCCGCCGCGCCCAAGCCGGACGCAACGCAGGCGCGGACTTCGCCACCCTCCTCGGCGTCGGTGAGGACGCGCCCGCCGTCTACCCCGGGCTCGGCCTCGAGGCCCTCGAGCCCGGCCGGGTCGTGCTCGGCGCGGCGCTCGCCGAGGCGCTCGGGGCCCTGCCGGGGGACCGGCTCTTCGCGGTCTCGGTGAACCAGCGCCGGCACGAGCTCGTCGTGGCGGGCACCTTCACCACCGGGAACTACCTGATCGACTCGAGCTTCGCCTTCACCACCCTGGAGGACGTGCGAACCCTGTTGGAGTTGCCCGGCGCGATCGGCGGGTACCACCTGCGCCTGGAGGACCCCGAGCGCGCGCGGGCGGTGGCTCGAGCCTTGACGCAAAGCGGCGTGTTCTGGGCCCAGACCTGGCAGGACGCGAACCGCACCCTGATCGAGCAGCTCGCCCTGCAAAAGCGCGTGATCGGGATCGTGGTCTTCCTGATCGTGGTGGTGGCCGCCTTGGGCATCGCGAACGTCCTGGTCCTCGTGGTGGTGGAGAAGACCGCGGACATCGCGATCCTGCGCGTCCTGGGCGCGAGCGCCGCGCAGGTCGCGGCGGTCTTCGCCCTGGAGGGGGTCCTCCTCGGCGGGCTGGGAGTGGTTTTGGGGGACCTCCTCGGCCTGGGGCTTTCGCACTACTTCCGCCTCCGGCCCCTCGAGATCCCCGGCGAGCTGTACTTCATCACCCGGCTGCCCGTCGAGATCCGCGCCCTGGACTTCGCCTGGGTCTCAGCGCTCGCGTTTGGTACCGTGCTGCTCGCGTCGCTCCTCCCCTTGCGGCGGGCGCTACGGGTCAAGCCGGGAGAGGTGCTCCGCTAA
- a CDS encoding SDR family oxidoreductase: protein MRLLVTGSTGRMGRTLLPLLPTEWEVIAPRRPAVDLTRPETLDALFAAHQPEVVLHLAAYTDVARAEREREVCWRVNVEGTRALARRAPGWFVHLSTDYVFDGERGMYREEDLPNPKNFYALSKTVGEEAARQAPRPLIVRTSFKTAPWPYPRAFVDQFTSADYVDVIARELLVLLRNLERLPRAVEVLHIATERKSVYDLARRRTPSVQPMQRAEAPVYIPPDVSLDTTRWQQLKAGWGS from the coding sequence ATGCGCCTGCTCGTTACGGGATCCACAGGACGGATGGGTCGCACGCTCTTGCCGCTACTGCCCACGGAGTGGGAGGTCATCGCGCCGCGGCGGCCGGCGGTGGACCTGACGCGTCCCGAGACCCTGGACGCCCTTTTCGCAGCGCACCAGCCGGAGGTGGTGCTGCACCTCGCGGCGTACACGGACGTGGCGCGGGCCGAGCGGGAGCGGGAGGTGTGCTGGCGGGTGAACGTGGAGGGCACGCGCGCGCTCGCCCGCAGGGCCCCAGGGTGGTTCGTGCACCTCTCCACGGATTACGTGTTTGACGGGGAGCGCGGCATGTACCGCGAGGAGGACCTGCCGAACCCTAAGAACTTCTACGCCCTCAGCAAGACCGTGGGGGAGGAGGCCGCGCGCCAGGCCCCCCGTCCCTTGATCGTGCGGACCAGCTTCAAGACCGCCCCGTGGCCGTACCCGCGGGCCTTCGTGGATCAGTTCACCTCGGCGGATTACGTGGACGTGATCGCGCGGGAGCTCCTCGTGCTGCTCCGGAACCTCGAGCGCCTCCCTCGGGCGGTGGAGGTGCTGCACATCGCGACCGAGCGCAAGTCCGTCTACGACCTCGCGCGGCGGCGCACCCCGAGCGTGCAGCCCATGCAGCGCGCGGAGGCGCCGGTCTACATCCCGCCGGACGTTTCGCTGGACACCACGCGCTGGCAGCAGCTCAAGGCCGGGTGGGGCAGTTAA